One genomic segment of Desulfocapsa sulfexigens DSM 10523 includes these proteins:
- a CDS encoding XdhC family protein has product MIDENVFNSLCKNKTRTVLATVIASDGRGPARPGDRLLWAAGQLITGTIGGGSNEQQILDACATLTTDEQRIEIKSILPGTLPSCGGTLQIRLEKIDFGKADAAAFWKKELTRNDACRLFLMGAGHVAREVAWVADRNGFGISIVDPRRELMQPEFFPENCSLSLQQGTQFLARKITTPKDFIIIAGPDHAGDLAVLEQATQSPALYIGVMGSKKKIASFKEILTKKNLWQTATDRIYAPIGIPISSRTPAEVAVSIVAELILVRAQSSTKQ; this is encoded by the coding sequence ATGATTGATGAAAATGTCTTCAACAGCCTCTGTAAAAATAAAACCCGTACTGTACTTGCCACCGTTATTGCATCGGATGGCCGTGGGCCCGCAAGACCTGGCGACAGACTCCTCTGGGCTGCGGGACAACTTATTACCGGCACCATAGGTGGTGGCAGTAATGAACAGCAGATTCTTGATGCCTGTGCAACTCTCACAACAGACGAACAACGTATTGAAATAAAATCCATTCTTCCAGGAACGCTCCCGTCATGTGGCGGAACACTGCAAATCCGGTTGGAGAAGATTGATTTTGGCAAAGCCGATGCAGCTGCATTCTGGAAAAAAGAACTCACCCGGAATGATGCCTGCAGGTTGTTTCTTATGGGAGCGGGTCACGTGGCAAGAGAAGTTGCCTGGGTGGCTGATAGAAATGGTTTTGGGATAAGCATTGTTGATCCACGTCGGGAACTTATGCAGCCAGAGTTCTTTCCTGAGAACTGCAGCCTTTCCCTTCAACAGGGCACTCAGTTTCTGGCCAGAAAGATAACAACCCCCAAAGACTTTATAATCATCGCAGGACCAGACCATGCAGGCGATCTAGCCGTTCTTGAACAGGCTACTCAATCTCCAGCGCTCTATATTGGGGTGATGGGAAGTAAGAAGAAGATCGCCTCCTTTAAAGAAATCCTTACAAAAAAGAACCTGTGGCAGACTGCTACAGACCGTATTTACGCCCCCATCGGTATCCCCATATCTTCCAGAACACCCGCTGAAGTAGCGGTATCCATTGTGGCGGAATTAATACTGGTACGCGCTCAATCATCTACGAAACAGTAA
- a CDS encoding iron-containing alcohol dehydrogenase — protein MFQPDSSNLTDAEQVDEIIFQAMSAQDAYLQINQQSIDRIVHFMAEVGESQHLALAKLAVKESARGIVEDKSVTNIFASNGLDQKLRNIHSVGPLEDNEINKYQIITEPVGTLASFPSPEHPTANVLFQAIISVKTRNPIVFCFHPSVQSSSKAAANLMQQAAQDAGAPPYAIQWLPSGSESSINALASHPDISLILMDENASVLSALQSLPNTPILGNGQINTPCFIHRSADIEQAVTDVIASRHFDNGLIPSSEQTLIISREIYFQTVDLLMQKSCHLASEQEKTQLEELLFDQETGLPNSDCTGMDAVVIAKMAGFTVPPHTKLLLTEIGGIGPSYPLSGSNAAPVLSILAAESWYEGLCFCEAVLEFGSTSHTAVLHARDTDLCDEFSTRLRASHIVLNQPATDGDLCRLLVISGNSVTSAEDRQVGNPATAGLSMDMLLRRKLLQKQNTRIREWKTPGNVLFAKGCSNHLRTLPEVARTLIVTEKELLESDHIDAVLNHLSDQKYPVKTEFFCKTNRVVTVSSIEEGIQCMNRFRPTAILAIGNGATIDTAKAIRYFYQRPDNSLPYSSPNPEHANSSGSLSNPPQRRVSLIAMPTTPRAGFKINALITIFDNRLEKRQNIHSCELLPDTTLIDPDFSTPLSAKEMAITGMTILSHALEAYVSPLASDYSDSMAIKAILIIFDYLPMAVTRNQISTREKLYNAATMAGMATGNAKPGLAHAMAHSLSSAFNLTHGQAHSLLLPSIVRYNGVEDPSRFNPLMPGSRYIAHERYQEIAKSLGLACKSPEQGVDSLVKAISRMQRELHLPCTIREYNISQKEYLGITEQMAEQAFTDHSTTTNPRLPLISEIIDIFDDIY, from the coding sequence ATGTTTCAGCCAGACAGTTCAAACCTGACAGATGCAGAACAGGTTGATGAAATAATCTTTCAGGCCATGTCCGCACAGGACGCCTATCTCCAGATTAATCAACAGTCCATAGACAGAATCGTCCATTTTATGGCAGAGGTTGGGGAATCGCAACACCTGGCTCTTGCTAAACTCGCTGTAAAGGAATCGGCAAGAGGTATTGTTGAGGACAAATCCGTTACGAACATATTTGCCTCAAATGGTTTGGATCAAAAACTGCGAAATATACACTCCGTTGGTCCTCTTGAAGATAACGAAATAAACAAGTACCAGATTATTACAGAACCAGTCGGAACACTGGCGTCTTTTCCTTCCCCGGAACATCCGACGGCGAACGTACTCTTCCAGGCAATCATCAGTGTGAAAACCCGTAACCCCATCGTATTCTGTTTCCACCCGTCGGTACAATCCTCTTCCAAAGCTGCAGCAAACCTCATGCAACAGGCAGCACAGGACGCAGGTGCACCGCCATATGCCATCCAGTGGCTGCCATCAGGATCGGAAAGCAGTATCAATGCCCTTGCCAGCCATCCCGATATCAGCCTTATTCTTATGGATGAAAACGCCTCTGTCCTCTCCGCTCTCCAATCGCTACCCAATACCCCCATACTTGGTAACGGACAGATAAACACCCCGTGTTTTATTCACCGTTCAGCAGATATCGAGCAGGCAGTAACCGATGTGATTGCATCCAGACATTTCGACAACGGCCTGATTCCATCTTCAGAACAGACCCTTATTATCAGCCGGGAAATTTATTTTCAAACCGTTGACCTGCTGATGCAGAAATCCTGCCACCTGGCTTCGGAGCAAGAAAAAACGCAGCTGGAAGAGCTCCTTTTTGATCAGGAAACAGGCCTTCCAAATTCGGATTGTACAGGAATGGATGCAGTTGTGATAGCCAAAATGGCAGGGTTTACAGTCCCGCCCCACACCAAATTGCTCCTCACTGAAATCGGAGGCATTGGCCCCTCCTATCCCCTATCAGGGAGCAACGCTGCTCCTGTGCTTTCCATTCTGGCAGCCGAGAGCTGGTATGAAGGACTCTGTTTCTGTGAAGCCGTACTTGAATTTGGATCCACCTCTCACACCGCAGTCCTCCATGCCAGAGATACTGATCTCTGCGATGAATTTTCCACACGGCTGCGCGCAAGCCACATTGTCCTGAATCAACCCGCCACCGATGGCGACCTATGCAGACTGCTGGTAATATCGGGTAACAGCGTCACCTCCGCCGAAGACAGACAGGTCGGTAATCCTGCCACTGCAGGACTTTCCATGGACATGCTTCTTCGACGCAAACTGCTCCAGAAACAAAACACTCGAATCAGGGAATGGAAAACACCAGGAAACGTCCTTTTTGCAAAGGGGTGCAGCAACCACCTCCGAACCCTCCCGGAGGTTGCACGAACCCTGATTGTAACTGAAAAAGAACTTCTTGAAAGCGACCATATTGACGCTGTTCTTAATCACTTAAGCGATCAGAAGTATCCGGTTAAAACAGAGTTTTTCTGCAAAACCAATCGCGTGGTCACAGTTTCCTCCATCGAGGAAGGAATACAGTGCATGAACAGGTTTCGGCCTACCGCAATCCTTGCCATTGGCAATGGGGCTACCATCGACACAGCAAAGGCCATACGTTATTTTTACCAACGACCTGACAACTCACTGCCATACTCCTCCCCAAATCCAGAGCACGCGAACTCCTCCGGATCTCTTTCAAATCCGCCACAACGACGGGTTTCTCTCATTGCCATGCCAACCACACCACGAGCCGGTTTTAAAATAAACGCCTTAATTACCATTTTTGATAATCGCCTGGAAAAGCGCCAAAATATTCACTCATGTGAGCTGCTCCCTGACACCACCCTTATTGACCCGGATTTTTCCACCCCTCTAAGTGCTAAAGAGATGGCGATTACCGGTATGACCATTCTCAGCCATGCTCTTGAAGCCTATGTTTCTCCTCTGGCATCGGACTACTCCGACTCCATGGCCATAAAAGCCATCCTGATAATCTTTGATTACCTGCCAATGGCTGTTACCCGCAATCAGATCAGTACCAGAGAAAAACTCTACAACGCTGCTACCATGGCCGGAATGGCCACCGGAAATGCAAAACCGGGACTTGCCCATGCCATGGCCCACTCTCTCAGTTCGGCATTCAACCTGACTCATGGCCAGGCACACAGCCTCTTGCTTCCCAGTATTGTTCGCTACAATGGAGTGGAAGACCCCAGTCGTTTTAACCCCCTCATGCCCGGAAGCAGGTATATTGCTCATGAGCGCTATCAGGAAATTGCCAAAAGCCTGGGACTTGCCTGTAAAAGTCCTGAACAGGGCGTTGATTCCCTGGTGAAAGCCATCAGCCGTATGCAGCGGGAGCTGCATCTGCCATGTACAATCCGTGAATACAATATCAGTCAGAAGGAATATCTGGGAATAACTGAACAGATGGCGGAACAGGCATTTACCGACCATTCCACCACAACAAACCCCCGCCTACCACTAATATCTGAGATTATTGACATATTTGACGATATCTATTAA
- a CDS encoding C-GCAxxG-C-C family protein, whose product MKNYVNKRVATYFHVNDYNCVRTDLLILAEYFKVTLGQQILDAAVGMHGAGGYRAQCGLVEGTLLFLGLIGAEKAVAEEDIVEACHDFGRAFEAEFSSLQCKTLRPGGFMEDDPPHLCEDLACRSIIFSISFVEKRIQMWREAS is encoded by the coding sequence ATGAAAAATTATGTAAATAAACGAGTTGCAACGTATTTTCATGTCAATGATTATAACTGTGTCAGAACTGACCTGCTAATTCTGGCAGAATATTTCAAAGTAACACTTGGTCAGCAGATATTGGATGCAGCTGTTGGAATGCACGGAGCGGGCGGGTACCGTGCTCAATGTGGTCTGGTGGAGGGAACTCTTCTGTTTCTTGGTCTGATTGGTGCTGAAAAGGCTGTTGCAGAGGAGGATATTGTCGAAGCCTGCCATGATTTTGGACGGGCCTTTGAAGCGGAATTCTCTTCATTGCAGTGTAAAACACTCCGGCCCGGTGGCTTTATGGAGGACGATCCACCGCACCTCTGTGAAGATCTGGCCTGTAGAAGCATCATCTTTTCCATCAGTTTTGTTGAGAAAAGAATCCAGATGTGGAGGGAAGCTTCCTGA
- a CDS encoding ParA family protein produces MIITLTNQKGGCGKSTATMNLALGTAALNYKTALIDTDEQKSCLETLGDHSKSNLTLYEAREDVEDLVAEIKSKFHFIFIDTPPHSHHIMYRAMAVSDFIIIPLQASPLDIRSAKRTIDACERVQKEVGHDIPCYFLLNRVNPRTKLSKEIGTYIRELYSVPLLQSRLHNRVAYAQSLMHGKSVIEHSRSSDASLEVTKLLKEVHRIFQEKS; encoded by the coding sequence ATGATTATCACACTGACGAATCAGAAAGGCGGATGCGGAAAGAGCACTGCAACCATGAACCTGGCTCTGGGGACAGCAGCACTAAACTACAAGACTGCACTTATAGATACAGACGAACAGAAGAGTTGCCTGGAGACTCTGGGTGATCACTCCAAATCCAACCTGACGCTATACGAGGCTCGAGAGGACGTTGAAGATCTTGTGGCGGAAATCAAAAGTAAATTTCATTTTATCTTTATTGATACTCCGCCACATAGTCACCATATCATGTATCGGGCCATGGCCGTTTCGGATTTTATTATTATCCCTCTCCAGGCATCTCCACTCGACATCAGATCGGCAAAGCGTACCATTGATGCCTGTGAAAGAGTTCAGAAGGAAGTGGGCCACGACATCCCCTGCTACTTTCTTTTAAACAGGGTAAATCCACGCACAAAACTCAGCAAAGAGATAGGCACCTATATACGCGAACTCTACTCTGTTCCCCTGCTGCAGTCACGACTTCACAACCGGGTTGCCTATGCCCAGTCTCTTATGCACGGCAAGTCTGTGATTGAACACTCCAGGAGCTCTGATGCTTCCCTGGAAGTGACAAAGTTGCTGAAAGAAGTGCATCGTATCTTTCAGGAAAAATCCTGA
- the ald gene encoding alanine dehydrogenase: MIIGVPKEIKNLENRVAMTPAGVEALVGRGHTVLVEENAGIGSGLDNKRYIDAGARMVNAVEAWGAQMVIKVKEPVPAEYQYLRNDLLLFTYLHLAAERRLTEALLAAGTTAIAYETVQTDNGQLPLLTPMSEVAGRMATQVGAHYLERHQGGRGMLLGGVPGVSPATVVVLGGGVVGTNAAKIAMGMGARVIIMDLSHSRLQYLDDVFQGRMTTMSSNEANIRTYLKEADLLIGAVLIPGAKAPNLVTRDMLAFMKDGAVIVDVAVDQGGCVETIKATTHANPTYVVDGVVHYGVANMPGAVPHTSTFALVNQTVPYALKLAEHGFAALSQDHVLARGLNCHQGKLTYDGVGKAFGMEVTPLAEVLL; encoded by the coding sequence ATGATCATTGGTGTCCCAAAAGAAATTAAAAACCTTGAGAACAGAGTAGCGATGACCCCTGCAGGCGTTGAAGCCCTTGTAGGAAGAGGTCACACCGTACTGGTGGAAGAAAATGCCGGTATTGGATCGGGTCTTGACAACAAGCGTTACATCGATGCCGGAGCCAGAATGGTGAATGCAGTAGAGGCCTGGGGAGCGCAGATGGTTATTAAGGTCAAAGAACCAGTCCCTGCTGAGTACCAGTATCTTCGGAACGACCTCCTTCTCTTTACCTACCTCCACCTTGCCGCAGAACGGAGATTAACCGAAGCTCTTCTTGCAGCAGGTACCACAGCCATTGCCTATGAAACTGTACAGACCGACAATGGTCAGCTCCCCCTGCTCACTCCCATGAGTGAGGTGGCCGGAAGGATGGCCACTCAGGTTGGGGCTCACTACCTTGAAAGACATCAGGGAGGGCGCGGTATGCTCCTCGGTGGGGTGCCCGGTGTGTCTCCAGCAACAGTTGTGGTACTTGGTGGTGGAGTGGTGGGAACCAATGCAGCAAAAATTGCTATGGGAATGGGCGCCCGGGTCATAATTATGGATCTTAGCCATAGTCGGCTTCAGTATCTAGACGATGTATTCCAGGGCAGAATGACCACCATGAGTTCCAATGAGGCAAATATCCGCACCTATCTTAAAGAAGCAGATCTCCTGATCGGAGCAGTGCTCATCCCTGGTGCAAAGGCACCCAACCTTGTCACCCGTGATATGCTGGCCTTTATGAAGGATGGGGCTGTTATTGTGGATGTGGCCGTCGATCAGGGTGGCTGTGTGGAGACCATTAAAGCAACAACACATGCCAATCCGACCTATGTTGTTGATGGCGTTGTCCACTACGGAGTCGCCAACATGCCGGGAGCTGTCCCCCACACCTCCACATTTGCTCTTGTGAACCAGACAGTGCCCTATGCATTAAAACTTGCTGAACATGGCTTTGCTGCCCTCTCCCAGGATCATGTCCTCGCAAGAGGACTCAACTGTCATCAGGGAAAACTTACCTACGATGGCGTGGGCAAAGCCTTTGGCATGGAGGTCACTCCTCTTGCGGAGGTGTTATTATAG
- the eno gene encoding phosphopyruvate hydratase produces MTHIKNIISRQIIDSRGNPTVETDCFLSDGSMGRAAVPSGASTGSREAIELRDNDPTHFLGKGVLQAVAHVNGEIKEALLGKDAADQAAIDQLMIDLDGSPNKGRFGANAILSVSMAAAHAVAISRKQHLFEYLATDSPLLPIPMMNIINGGAHADNSVDFQEFMIMPVGAPTIAEAIRYGAEIFHHLKQVLAGRGLNTAVGDEGGFAPDLASNEEAILVILEAIDKAGYTAGTDIMIAMDVAASEFFEEGYYNLASENRKLTATEMVDLFEEWCTKYPIISIEDGCAEGDWDGWKIMSERLNDKVQLVGDDLFVTNTAILQQGIDRGIANSILIKLNQIGTITETLAAIKMAKDAGYTAVISHRSGETEDSTIADLAVATAVGQIKTGSMSRSDRVAKYNQLLRIEEALGEKARLASFPRRK; encoded by the coding sequence ATGACACATATAAAAAACATCATTTCCAGACAGATTATCGATTCTCGCGGAAATCCAACGGTTGAGACAGACTGTTTTCTTAGCGACGGCTCAATGGGGCGTGCTGCTGTGCCGTCCGGTGCATCCACTGGATCCCGTGAAGCAATTGAACTCCGTGACAATGATCCTACTCATTTCCTGGGCAAGGGCGTGTTGCAGGCTGTCGCCCATGTTAACGGAGAAATCAAAGAGGCACTCCTTGGCAAGGATGCTGCAGATCAGGCCGCCATCGACCAGTTGATGATCGATCTCGATGGCAGTCCGAACAAGGGTCGTTTTGGTGCAAATGCCATCCTCAGTGTCTCCATGGCTGCTGCCCATGCCGTTGCTATCAGCCGCAAACAGCACCTCTTTGAATATCTGGCCACGGATTCTCCACTCCTGCCAATTCCCATGATGAACATCATCAATGGTGGCGCCCATGCTGACAACAGTGTCGATTTTCAGGAATTTATGATCATGCCCGTGGGGGCACCGACCATAGCCGAAGCAATCCGTTACGGTGCTGAAATTTTTCATCATCTGAAACAAGTCCTCGCAGGACGTGGCCTGAATACGGCCGTAGGCGATGAGGGTGGCTTTGCCCCGGATCTTGCTTCCAACGAAGAAGCCATTCTCGTTATTCTTGAAGCCATTGACAAAGCCGGATACACGGCAGGAACTGATATTATGATTGCCATGGACGTGGCCGCCTCAGAATTCTTCGAGGAAGGATACTACAATCTGGCCTCGGAAAACAGGAAACTCACGGCAACCGAAATGGTTGATCTGTTCGAAGAATGGTGTACGAAGTATCCCATTATTTCCATTGAGGATGGCTGCGCCGAAGGAGACTGGGACGGCTGGAAAATCATGAGTGAACGGCTGAATGACAAAGTGCAACTGGTTGGCGATGATCTCTTTGTTACCAATACTGCTATCCTGCAACAGGGAATCGACAGGGGAATCGCAAACTCCATTCTCATCAAACTCAATCAGATCGGTACCATCACTGAAACCCTGGCGGCCATCAAAATGGCCAAAGATGCCGGCTATACTGCAGTGATATCGCACCGTTCAGGGGAAACAGAGGATAGCACTATTGCTGATCTGGCTGTAGCTACAGCCGTTGGACAGATTAAAACCGGTTCCATGTCTCGTTCCGACCGGGTAGCCAAATATAATCAGTTATTGCGAATTGAAGAGGCACTGGGTGAAAAAGCAAGGCTGGCCTCATTTCCCCGTAGAAAATAA
- a CDS encoding c-type cytochrome translates to MRNRVLGVSVTGVLAVLLWSCLLLVSCSTPPSGDSSNGKRWFSMQHCDGCHGEGGVGGDAPQIGQVTMSYRELLGKVRNSKSAIMPSYSKERLSDQDVADIFSYLQEEK, encoded by the coding sequence ATGAGAAACAGGGTTTTGGGAGTATCGGTTACGGGTGTTCTGGCTGTCCTTCTGTGGAGTTGTTTGCTCCTGGTGTCATGCAGCACGCCACCCAGTGGGGACAGTTCAAATGGTAAGCGGTGGTTTTCCATGCAGCATTGTGATGGCTGTCATGGTGAAGGTGGAGTGGGGGGGGATGCTCCTCAAATCGGGCAGGTGACGATGAGTTACCGTGAGCTGTTAGGCAAGGTGCGAAATTCAAAGTCAGCCATCATGCCCTCCTATTCGAAAGAGCGTCTCTCGGACCAGGATGTGGCTGATATCTTTTCGTATCTACAGGAAGAAAAATGA
- a CDS encoding HDIG domain-containing metalloprotein: MSPVPSREDAFKLLKKYNQTESLIKHALAVEGVMRYCARKQGADEEKWGIVGLVHDLDYEQFPDQHCTQSEAILKEHDWPEEYIRAVISHGWGICSDKEPRSEMEKVLYAIDELTGLVATTALVRPSKSVLDLTPKSVKKKWKDKRFAAGVDRSIIERGAEMLGVQVSDLILDTITGMREVAEEIGLKGSPGE, from the coding sequence ATGTCACCAGTACCAAGCCGGGAAGATGCGTTTAAGCTGCTAAAAAAATATAACCAGACGGAAAGCCTTATAAAACACGCTCTGGCTGTAGAAGGAGTAATGCGCTATTGTGCACGGAAGCAAGGAGCTGACGAGGAAAAGTGGGGTATCGTCGGTTTAGTTCACGACCTTGACTACGAGCAGTTTCCAGATCAGCACTGTACACAATCTGAAGCCATACTGAAAGAGCATGACTGGCCGGAAGAGTACATCCGGGCAGTGATAAGTCATGGTTGGGGAATTTGCTCCGACAAAGAACCACGCAGTGAAATGGAAAAAGTACTGTACGCCATTGACGAACTCACGGGACTGGTTGCAACAACAGCACTTGTCAGGCCCTCGAAAAGCGTATTAGACCTGACACCTAAATCTGTGAAGAAAAAGTGGAAAGACAAACGGTTCGCTGCAGGAGTTGATCGATCAATAATTGAACGAGGAGCAGAGATGCTTGGGGTTCAGGTCTCCGACCTTATCCTCGACACCATTACAGGTATGCGGGAGGTTGCTGAAGAGATTGGTCTGAAAGGAAGTCCTGGTGAATAA
- a CDS encoding ArsR/SmtB family transcription factor — MKQFIRVMKALSDPNRVRLIKLLGCKELCVCELQDLIGLAQSTVSKHLKVLEEAGLVDYRKEGSWFIYRLSDGEESEYAAVMLKNLQGWLDEEPQLQKMMTRLSQVDRERICAA, encoded by the coding sequence ATGAAACAATTTATTCGCGTTATGAAAGCGCTGTCTGACCCTAATCGAGTCAGGCTTATCAAGCTTCTTGGCTGCAAGGAGCTCTGTGTCTGTGAGTTGCAGGATCTTATCGGGCTGGCACAATCAACAGTCTCCAAACACTTGAAAGTGCTTGAGGAGGCTGGTCTGGTTGACTACCGCAAGGAGGGTTCATGGTTTATATACAGGCTGAGTGATGGCGAAGAATCAGAGTATGCCGCAGTTATGCTTAAGAACCTCCAGGGATGGCTTGACGAGGAGCCACAGTTACAAAAAATGATGACCAGACTTTCCCAGGTGGATAGGGAACGCATTTGTGCAGCATGA
- a CDS encoding permease, with product MEPIKPVGSCADGGGCCSASPDGGNRKISAGQLGVGLLGLIGWYIIYKQLLPFSHFFSYSLLGLKKGSHLGEAIQFFVYDTPKVMMLLTLIVFVIGMLRSFFTQERTRKYLAGKRETAGNVMAALLGIVTPFCSCSAVPLFLGFVQAGVPLGVTFSFLIAAPMVNEVAVILLYGLLGWKVAAIYLGTGLLIAILSGWVIGRFKLEHWIEDWVQELRSAEAVVIEEKLTWSDRIDRGREAVRDIVGKVWIYVIAGIGVGAAIHGYVPETLMASVMGKDAWWSVPVAVVVGIPMYSNAAGIVPVVEALLGKGAALGTVLAFMMSVIALSLPEMVILRKVLKPKLIAVFIGVVGSGILFTGFLFNLII from the coding sequence ATGGAACCAATAAAGCCAGTAGGGAGCTGTGCGGACGGGGGAGGGTGTTGTTCGGCCAGTCCAGATGGTGGTAATAGAAAAATATCAGCCGGACAGTTGGGGGTAGGCCTGCTTGGCCTCATCGGCTGGTATATTATTTACAAACAGCTGCTTCCCTTCTCCCATTTTTTTTCCTATAGCCTGCTTGGTCTGAAAAAAGGAAGTCATCTTGGTGAGGCAATCCAGTTTTTTGTCTATGACACGCCCAAGGTCATGATGCTGCTTACCCTTATTGTGTTTGTTATCGGCATGCTTCGGTCTTTTTTTACCCAGGAACGAACCCGGAAATACCTGGCCGGAAAACGGGAAACAGCAGGAAATGTCATGGCCGCTCTGCTCGGTATTGTTACTCCTTTCTGCTCCTGCTCTGCAGTGCCACTCTTTCTAGGTTTTGTTCAGGCAGGTGTCCCCTTAGGCGTCACATTCTCTTTTCTCATTGCGGCCCCTATGGTCAATGAAGTTGCTGTGATTCTTCTCTATGGTCTGCTTGGCTGGAAAGTCGCGGCAATTTACCTCGGCACCGGCCTCCTGATTGCCATACTTTCCGGTTGGGTTATCGGCCGCTTTAAGCTGGAACACTGGATTGAGGACTGGGTACAGGAACTTCGCTCGGCTGAAGCTGTAGTTATCGAAGAAAAACTGACCTGGTCGGACCGTATTGATCGTGGCCGTGAAGCCGTTCGTGATATTGTCGGCAAGGTCTGGATCTATGTCATTGCAGGAATTGGTGTTGGTGCCGCCATTCATGGCTATGTACCTGAGACCTTGATGGCCTCTGTTATGGGCAAGGATGCCTGGTGGTCAGTACCTGTTGCCGTTGTGGTTGGTATCCCAATGTACTCCAACGCAGCAGGAATTGTACCGGTGGTGGAAGCACTCCTTGGCAAAGGAGCGGCCCTTGGCACGGTTCTGGCCTTTATGATGAGTGTTATTGCCCTGTCACTTCCAGAGATGGTTATTCTCCGTAAAGTTCTCAAGCCCAAATTAATTGCAGTCTTTATTGGAGTTGTCGGCAGCGGAATTCTCTTCACCGGGTTTTTATTTAATTTAATTATTTGA
- a CDS encoding thioredoxin family protein gives MEIKVCGPGCASCEKTQKIVEAAIAATGVDATLIKVTDFQEIAKMGIFSTPAVVIDGDVKSVGNIPKQSQVEDWLR, from the coding sequence ATGGAAATAAAAGTATGCGGGCCTGGATGTGCTTCCTGCGAAAAAACTCAAAAAATTGTTGAGGCGGCTATTGCTGCAACGGGTGTTGATGCTACGCTCATCAAGGTGACAGACTTTCAGGAAATCGCAAAAATGGGAATTTTCTCAACACCTGCAGTGGTTATTGATGGTGACGTGAAATCGGTGGGGAATATCCCAAAACAGTCGCAAGTTGAAGACTGGCTCCGCTGA